In Natronococcus sp. AD-5, the genomic window GATCGCCTTTCGCATGTCGCCGTCGGCCGCGTAGACGAGCGCGTCGACGCCGTCGTCCGTGACCTGAATGCCCTCGGTGTCGGCGATCTCGCGGACCTGCGCCTCGACGGCGTCCTCGGTGAGTTCGGTGAAGCGAAAGACCGCACACCGCGACTGGATGGGGTCGATGATCTGGCTCGAGTAGTTACACGAGAGGACGAAGCGCGTGTTGCTCGAGAACTGCTCCATCGTCCGGCGCAGCGCCGACTGCGCGTCGCTCGTCAGCGCGTCGGCCTCGTCCAAGAAGATGATCCGGTGGTCGTAGCCGCCGAAGGAAGAGCGCGCGAAGTCCTTGATCCGGTCGCGGACGACGTCGATCCCGCGCTGGTCGGAGGCGTTGAGCTCTAAGAAGTTCTCGCGCCAGTCGTCGCCGTAGACCTCGCGGGCGATGGCCTGCGCGGCGGTGGTCTTCCCCGTACCCGCCGGCCCCGCGAACATGAGGTGGGGGAGGTCGTCCTGCTCGACGTAGCGTTGTAGCCGCGGGACGATGTTCTCGTGACCCTTGATCTCGTCGAGCCGCTCCG contains:
- a CDS encoding replication factor C small subunit, with product MSEADAEAAEPTPGKTEVWIEKYRPERLDEIKGHENIVPRLQRYVEQDDLPHLMFAGPAGTGKTTAAQAIAREVYGDDWRENFLELNASDQRGIDVVRDRIKDFARSSFGGYDHRIIFLDEADALTSDAQSALRRTMEQFSSNTRFVLSCNYSSQIIDPIQSRCAVFRFTELTEDAVEAQVREIADTEGIQVTDDGVDALVYAADGDMRKAINALQAAAVMGETVDEETVFAITATARPEEVEEMVEHAIDGDFTAARAALEDLLTERGLAGGDVIDQLHRSAWQFDIPEQATVRLLERLGEVDYRITEGANERLQLEAMLASLALEGE